A window of Fusarium musae strain F31 chromosome 1, whole genome shotgun sequence genomic DNA:
TGAGTTGAAATGATTTCTGTGAGAGCACTCGATCACTTGCGACTGCAGTTTTGCGGTGAGGCTGTGCCTATTAGTGATGATAATAACACGAAAGCACCTTCAACAAgcggtgatgaggaggatattCAGAAGGAGACAGTATCACGACTCATCCACAGAACATCAAAGGACGACAACAGCTTGATCGCAGTCAATACCGAGAATGAGCTCTTTCGACTCCCAGCAGAACTCCAACTCATGATCCTGCAGCATCTCACATTCGGCGAAGTTGAGAGTCTCCGACGAACATGTCGTCTCCTCCGCTACACAATCAACAAACCTTTCATCCGAGAAGTCTTCCCCAGCATAAAATTCGAACTCCTCTCAACATGCTTTCGCTGTCTTCGCTACGACGCGATGAGAGATCACCTCATCCATGCCGATGAGTCTGACGCGAGATACCCTCTGGCCAACGAATGTCTCGACTGTGTTTCTTCAAGAGGAGGTTTTGTCGTGGGCCGTATGTATACCCTCGGAACGTTTGCGACGGTCTGTGTATGTCGATACTGTGGATTTCCTGTTACGTCGGATGCGGCGTGGAAAGAGTATGAGTTCCATCGTGTGTGCTATAGGCGATATCGGATGATACTGCTGTACTACTTTTTGGTTGGGTGTGCGCAGTGTGCGATCACCATAGCAGCAGCGTCGTTGTGTTGgaagaattataaaaaggagaAGCTGGTCGTTGGACCTACAGTGGTAGGTGAGTGAATGTGAGGAGAGAGTGTTGTGCTGACGAGTATAGGTCAACTTTCTCATGGCATGCTGGGTGTTTTGCTTGAGTATGGTAAGAGGCTCAGAGATGAGGACTTATCACTGGTCTTTACTCCTAGAAATGGGAATCTTTGGGCTTTGGATTCCGCCCCTTACGGGTGTTGTCAGGACCATGGGGAATAGAACCGAGGGAGTTCGAGCAGCAGACATTGCAACAATCTTTTTCATTGCTTGCAACATGTAAGTCTACAAGCCTACAAAGGAATCACACTAACAATGCAGGTTATTCCGTTTCATCAACGCTCTTGGAAACACTCTCCTTGTCTCCGAATACAAGCTCTGGCGCCGCTACATGCCAAATCAATCAAGGTCAGCTCGAATTCTCAACAAAGTCACTGCgttcctcatcttctggacGTACCCACCAAGCATTGAGCAAAAGTTCCCGGGGAAATGGTGGTTTTCCAGACAGAATGCTTAGGCTGGAGGTGTTTGACACGGCAGATGGTGGATGGTCTGGGGAAACGGGACTTGCAATCTGGGGTAGATCCGGAGACACGGAGGGCGTGGCGGTGACACTATTCGATTGGTCGCTCAAGTTGCAGTCTCtccttttttctctctctttctccatTTTCACAtgagatcagatcagatctaGTAACGTtttgttgatcttcttggaaCATGGGTCTTGGAGGATTATGGGGAGTGGCTTGGCGATGCAATGCAGGTCACTTCAGCTCAACAACTCAACCATGCGCTCACGGGAGATTGGATTATGTTGCTAGGCACAATATCACGGCGTTGCTAGGTCTCACTAAACGTGCTTGTTTCACGAGATGATTCTAGATTTGACATCCTTGACTTTCAGGAGATTATGTCGACGAGGCAACTCGGTAAAACTTGCTcatttttcttttaagaaaCTCCTGCTATTACGACTTGGTTTTCTGTCCCTCCTAGTTGGCATGCTTCTTGGTCGTCGTCTCGGTGTGATTGCTCGCAACTCGGGGATCACGGAATCCTTG
This region includes:
- a CDS encoding hypothetical protein (EggNog:ENOG41), encoding MISVRALDHLRLQFCGEAVPISDDNNTKAPSTSGDEEDIQKETVSRLIHRTSKDDNSLIAVNTENELFRLPAELQLMILQHLTFGEVESLRRTCRLLRYTINKPFIREVFPSIKFELLSTCFRCLRYDAMRDHLIHADESDARYPLANECLDCVSSRGGFVVGRQLSHGMLGVLLEYEMGIFGLWIPPLTGVVRTMGNRTEGVRAADIATIFFIACNMLFRFINALGNTLLVSEYKLWRRYMPNQSRSARILNKVTAFLIFWTYPPSIEQKFPGKWWFSRQNA